The genomic segment ttattatgagaaacttcaaaaaaaggaaacagaaAGGGAGAATGATGCAGTTGTTTGTTAATTCGTGGATTGTATTCTCTACTTTGCCATGATTGAAAAGTAGGATGGAAAATGAACAAATGTTCTCAGATTCATCCAGTGATGCCTGCACAGAACAACTAAAAACCCCAAGGCAGGCACATACTTCATATTCCCAGCCATATTTCTCAGCGAATGCTTTTGCAGCTTCTTCACTATCAAATTCAAGTCCAGCCTCACCAACATTGGCATACGGATCTCCTGTTGATGTCCAACCCATTCAACGGATTTTCCCACCTAAAGAAAATGTCAATGGAAGGAAATGACTACTCGATGTCATCAAACTAATGTCAATGTTTCTATTGTCACAGCGGAATGCAGAAATGTTATAAGATTGATCACAAAAGATACACGCATGTTATAATATTTCTTCTTAGTTCTGACCACAACAATAGATTGAAAATTCCTATAttatcattctttttttcttatgaaAGGAGAATTTTCATAATGATAAAGGAAActacaaacatcacaaaactTCCTTATATTATTGGTCATAATGTGCTGTCACTAAAGTCTACTATGTTCCTGGCTTTGAGATAAATTTGATATATTCTCAAAATGGAAATTGATAGTATCAGTGGCCCTGGAAGTGACAGAGAATAAATTAAGCGTAGCAACATGTACCAGAAAAAGATTGCCTAGTTttaagaagaacaagaaaatagaaggtAGGTAAATGTTCAAGTAATTTGTTAATGGTAGAAAGACTTTGATTCCCAATAAGTATACAAGAATGGAAACATAGTAAGGGTAATTGGTAAATTACTTCTGTgttgataaaaaattgatcTTCCATTTTCCAACTTTCCCTGAGCCCTGCTGTGATGCAGTTCGAGCAGGCGAGTAAATTAGAACCTGGCATGCATAAAAGGAAATAACATATAGTTAATAGATGACCTGGTCTCCAAAGGAAAGCACTTCAGTAACAGGGAATCAAAAATTACTCTATAACATGCAGGCATTCTGCAAGATTTTCTTatcaaaagttaaatattcaaaagccAAAGAGGTATACCCTTCGTTTTAGGTGCTGTTCGGGTATCCCAGAGACCATGCCAACCTCACCAGGCTTCACCCCCAGTTCCATCAAAGCATCTGAAGACCAGCATCTTTTCCGAGAAACTAGAGCAGGACAATGAGCTCCAATTAGATCCCGACCAACCTGTTGCACTAAACCCGCcaaattttttcttgttttagtTCTTCCTTTCATTGATTATAGACTGTTAGAGGTTTATAAAGTCGTTAAACGCTGACAAACGAGAACTAACTGGAAGTTTCGCGCTTTGTATTTTGGATTCGGGCAATTGGGCCACACTCTCTGTCGAGTGGAGTTCGTTGAAATATCGGGCTTCACGTAAGCCCATTATGTGCGTgctttgatttaaaaaaagggtaaaaaccCAATTATGCCTTTCGATTTAGAGTCTGGACTGATTCCAAGCACACCGGCCGAACATTCTTAGATTTTCGCTTGCACGTTTGTCCGCTTCGAATAAGCGAATGCCATTTGTTCTTGGTATGTATCGAGATGGAGTCTTCGTGATTTACCCTTTTCTCGTCCTGTTTTGCCATCTCAACTTTGTCCTCTTCATTAGTTTATTAGAGTTTAGAAAAGCTTGCACGCGTCTTCGATCTTGCAATTTGCTCTCTCTGCTCTTCTTGTCAGTGCATTGTGCTAGCCTGCCAGTTCGTGAAGGACAAGATCAATGGCAGCTAACGAAGAGGATTCAACGCTTTTCAAGCTGGAATTCGCGTGTTCGGATTTGAGAACACTCCTGCAATCATCAGTTCAAATGGAAAAAAGCCTGGAAGAGATGGAgaggaattttgattttatagatGAAAGTCTTTCAACAGCTGCCAAAAGAGTAGCTCCTTTGCAGTCCTTGGCTATGGCTGCTAAGGCTCTCGAGACCAGAATCAATAGAGCTGTCTCTCCGGCTCTTGCTCTCCTCCATAGTTTCAAGCTCTCTGAATCTCTCCAGAACAAGCTTATTGAACTCTCCAACAAACTATCCACTGAGAAAAACCCGAGAAAGAGGCTTAAAAAGCTGCTCAAATATGTTGAATGTGTTGATCAGCTTAATGCGGCCATTAACTTAATCAGTCGAGACGGTGAACCGATGATTCAGAAGCTTCAAGAGGTGGTGGAATTCTTGAGCAGGACAAAAGCCGCGGATCAATATCGAACACAGAGATTGAAGGAGACTTTAATCACAGTGAAAGCTTTATATGAATCTGAAGTTGATGACATGAGGTTTGATGGGTTGCTTGATGAGGCTTTACTAAACCTGCAGGACGAATTCGAGATTATGTTACAGAAAATGAAGCATCAAAATATAGGGGAGCAACAAGCAGATAAAGAAGCTGATCAGACGGTGGTTTCTGACCTTGGCACGGACATGGAGATCCAAGTTGTCAGGCGAATTGCAGAAACCCTGGCTGCCAATGATTGTATGGATATCTGTATTGATATCTTCGTTAAGGTAGGCTTCTTGCTTTCAAAGTTTTCTCTataaattttagtacttttCCCGATGTTAGAACTACAAGACAGTAGTTTCTCCAAGAAGTGATGAAAtagttttagatttttttatccGGTAGATTATAACTAGCACAGCCAACCAAATTTCCAATTAGACCTCCAAAATTTTGTTAGAATCAGTAGGAAGTTATAGAACTAACgttaattcttttcaagaatatgTGCTGCTCTAAGCCGTATCAGGgaaaaaaaagccaaaaactaaACGGTACTAAAGAAAATGATTCAAACAGAGAGGAGTTTACTCTAATTTTCTAGGAGTTTTACATATTATCAAACGGATTGGTACAAGCTAGAAACTGAATTAGGAAAACAGAAACTATAAACAGAGATGGAGCTACTAACTGGAATCTTATTGGGATTATGGATAGAGTTTAGTGCAAGTATGATCTAGGACAAAAAGTTATCCTTGAGATTCTGTGCTTGGTAGACAATTTTATTGTTAGATCCTACAAATTGAGACTCTTTTAGTTGTTCAACAGGTAAGATACAGAAGAGCAGCAAAAGCGTTGATGCGATTAAACCCTGATTACTTAAGAACATACACTCCGGaagaaattgatgaaatgGAGTGGGAGAGCCTGGAGACAGCAATTTCTCTCTGGATCCAGCATTTTGAACTCGCACTTAAAACAGTGTTTGTATCAGAAAAAAAACTTTGCAAACAAGTTTTGGGAGGACTTCCGGAAGTGCTTGTGTGGCTAGAGTGCTTTGTTAAGATTGCAGATAAAATCATGGCCGTTTTTTTCCGATTTGGGGAAGGCGTTGCAAGGAGTAACAAAGAACCACAGAAATTGTTCAAGCTCTTAGAAATGTTCGACTCCTTAGAGAAGCTGAAAGTCGAATTTTCAGAGATTTTTGAAGGTGAATCAGGAGCTGATATTTGTATACGTTTTAGGGAACTTGAAAAGCTACTCGTGCATGCTTCAAGCAAAGTATTTTGGGAGTTTGGCCTCCAAATTGAAGGCACTTCCGATGGTTTCCCTCCACCGCAAGATGGTTCAGTCCCAAAACTAGTGAGATATGCTCTCAATTACCTTAAGCACCTGACCACGGAGACGTACAGTGCATACATGGCTAAAGTTTTTCGGACAGAACAAGTCTGGAAAGCTGGTATCTTATCAAAATCTGAAACTGATGAAAATTTACTCCAGGATGCCATCTCTAACATCATGGAAGCTCTTCAGAGAAACATCGAATCTAAAAGTTCACGTTACAAAGACAAAATTCTCACCCACATATTTGTCATGAACACCTACTGGTACATTTACATGAGAAGCAGAAATACAGAACTTGGGAAGCTTTTAGGAGATCAATACATGAAACAGAAATACAAGACGGTTGCTGAGGAGTCAGCTTACATGTATCAAAGGCAAGCGTGGGACCCTTTAGTAAGGTTGTTAGAGAAGGAAGATCTGATTGAGCAAGACAATGACAGCAGGGGAACGGGAGCTCTTGCAAGAGGTAAAATGGAAgcatttttcacttgttttgaTGAGATCTCACGAAGGCACAGAGGGGGTTACAACATTCCTGATGCTGATTTGAGAGCTCAAATAAGGGAAGCAACAGTGAAGCTGGTGGTTCCTGTTTACAGTGAATTCTTGAACGCACACTCAAGCTTGTTGCCTGTAAAATCTTATGTTAGTCCTGAATCCTTGGAAAGATTGCTGGCTCAGGTTTTTAATGGAACTGATCCAACGGGCAATGGGAGGCTGAAGCGCCGAGATTCCAATAATAGAGTTCCTGGGAGGAACTCGGTTTCTGTGGAGGGAGAGTTCAGGAATCCAAGGCGATCCAGATCAAATTCCATCGATGTATGAATCATTGAATGCTTTCTACCTTATGGTTTTTCCAACCTTAAAACTGTTATCATGTTAAAAAGCTTGAGTTGAGGAGGTGAAACACCTAATTAGGATTGCTTCCTTTTTTATAATACAGATGTAATTTACTGATGCAATGCAAATGTACACTGAATTTTATAGAAGAATATGGTCAAGTGGAACCTATCTTTGAATATAAAAGTTGATAATTAAACAAGATATGGAATTTAGAAAAGAAGACAACTTCATAGCTTCCGTTATGATGAGATAAAGCTTTTTGCTATTGTTACTATTACTTAGTCCTTTTACTAACTACTAAAGAgaacaaatttatttaacaTTCAATTTTTTGTAGAACTAGTTTTCTTCGTTCTATCCATATTGAACTCTTTTCAGTTTTGAGAGGCCCAAACTTTCAGAAGCCCAACCAAAAGTAATCTTGCACCGCACGGAAATCTACTACCGAACGTTTAAGCAATGTTTATTTCCTCAGCAAAATTTCAGACGGAACACTTCCGTGGAAGCCTGTTACAACTCTTTGACAAACGATTCATTCCCTCTTCTCCAAGAATCTACCGAACCCCACACCTCTTTTAACTACCAAACTCTCGTCTCAAGCTGAGACAAGTACAGCCATAAGATTTCCCGTCAAAACAAAGTTCTCCCAGAACTGAAAAAAGAACCTATTATGGCTAATCCCGAGGACCCAACTGACTCTTCCTTCTCCTTCTCTGAATTCCCAGAAGACATCCAGCTTTGCATTCTCTCCTTCCTGTCCCCATCGGAGATCGCCAATTTCGCTTGCACCTCTAAACGCTTCGTTTCGCTCTTTCGAAACGACGCTAAGCTCTGGTTCGCTATGTGCCAACGCCGGTGGGGCTCCAAGACCCAGATCAAGAAATGGGGCGGCGGCAATATCACCTACAAGCACCTTTACAGGACCCTAACCGAGTGGGAGAATCTTATCGGCTTCTGGCGCCTTTGCAGTCGACCTGACTTCTCCGGTCAATGTCCGCGGTTGATCATTTTCGAGTGGGGTCCATCGTTCCTTTCCGGTTCTAGGGTTTGTCCTTCCAAAAACAGCACCTATCATGTCACGAAAGCCCCGTTTTTGTGGATGGGGATATCCCCAGACGGTCAAATCGTAAATTTTCTCGATCTAGAAGGGCAAACTGAGATTCCATACGGGAATTTCGATAGTTGGTTGGAATTTGTCTGTTTGGACCAAAATCTTGTTCCAGTCAATGTCAATTTCATGGGTAACGATCATTTTATAGTTGAAGAAAATTCAACCTTTTGGCATAgaagtaaaaataaagatgGGTTTAGGAGGAGTTCAAGTTCAACGAATTTGATAGAAGACAGTGAGGAAGTTATTGTTGTAGGAGCTGAAAGTGGGACCCCCGGGAGCTTACCGGACCGGTTGGTATCGGAAATGTATACACATTTCGCGAATAGGACGAGTCCGGGTGGGGATAGAGCGTCGAGGAGGCCGaggaagaaggagaaggaaagGCAAGCGAGGCGGAAATGGGAGCCTGAGCATTTTCTTAAAGTTGTTGATTGCTTGCCTACTGCAGATAAGCCCTTGCAGGGTCTTTGGAAGGTGTTGTAAAAATTCCCCGCTTTCTGAATTGTCTCTTTTGTCGTCAGAGGTTCAAAATATCTGTTTGTAAATATATTGTTGTTGACTAATGAagtagttttcttttctttttcatgtatATGTGTAGGGATTTGAGCTTTAGGGCAGTGGAATTGAAGTTATTGAGTGACTTGTAGAATTAGTAGGAAAATAGGAATGCTTGTAAAGCTGcctttcaatattttttggGAAAGGTTTGCTTCAGACTTGAACATTTACATTTTAGTTAATGCAAGTTTTTAGTTCATGCTGTCATATTACACATTGATCCATCCTTCTTTTTTCTGACTTTCTTTCAACATTTGTGGCATTTGTTTTGAGTATATACATTGTGGAATTTGTGTGACATTCTTACAAGGCAATGCTTCCCTAAGGACCAATATGGAAATGAATTGTCTGGATGAGTAGTTAGTTGTCTGATGTTTATGGTTTGTTCAAGGTTTGGACAGCAGTAGGAACATGCATGTTGTTGATAAACATCATTTTGTGGATATCATCCAAGTTATGAATTCAGCATATAATGAGAGATTGGAGGCACTCCCTTGAAATCCTGTGTGTAACAGTTGGTCCAATTTGGTTTGGAATTGCACTTGGTTAATATGATTTACAAATGCATTTCACTGGCTTAATTTTAGATTTCTCACAGGCCACTGTTTTTGCAacaaaaaaacattttgtgTTTTAACTGAAGTGCTTGATAAATATTTTCCAACATGTCAATGTTGGATGGTGGTGGATGCATAGGTTTTCTTTCTTACAGCTCAGTTTTGACTCTCTTCAAGCTTATAATTGCAGGGAGTTTCTGGTGACATGAACTTGGATTTTTATCTTGTTAAATATGATGAAATTGGGGGCATAATCTGCCAGAGGGTTGGGGATTTGTCCTCCTCCTATGCTCCTCCAGTGTTTTGGACATCAGAACCAATGTTCATGGAGTCACCATTTTCTCTAGAGGAAGAACATATCTATGATGATCGCATACATCTTAAGCCACTTGCAGCTGAGGATCGAGTTCATAGTCAACATGCTGTGACAGGCATTGAGATGGTATCCCATATTCTGCATATCAACTCAAGCTACAATTTAACAGTTCCAGGCTTGGTAGGATCTACTGGTCTCCAGCGTGGAGAAGGAAGGATTTGGCAGTACAGGAATGGAACATTTGGATTTGGGTTTCTTCAGGACCATTTTATTATAGACTTGAACCATATCAGCCACGATGGTTTTCTTCTTGATTCAATGAATTTGTTATAACGATAGTTTACATCATGGGTGATCATTTATGTACAGATTGATTTCTAACTTGGTGTCACGCTTGTGCTGGCAATTCACATTATTTGTTGAATAATAATTACATCTTTGTAGCGGTGTGATGCTTTGATTCCCTCGTGCCTCTGAAACCCCAAATCCTTATCCATTTTTATTCCCTTTGTTTGAGCTTGAGAACATCTAGCAATAATGAGGCCATGAAAGTTTATTTAAGCACGCGTAGCTGGGATTATAAGGCAACgggcttgaaaatttttgttccCCCACCGCCACTGCCCTTCTCCTTCTCTTGCTTTAACCCTTCATTGAATAAGTTGAGATCACTTTGTGCCATCATTCATTAGACTATTCTCCCAAGCACAAGTTGAGAGAGTTCATGCATCGCAGTTTTACTTTATACTTAAAAACTCTGGAGGGCCCGAAGTTGAGGAAACATACCATGGATCCTGACAGAGAGTCTCCTCTGTTTTGGAAGAACAGTCGTAATTCTTAAGATTAATAGGAATAATAACAAGAATTCACAAACTACAAAGTATATACTGAGACTCAAATAGGTCTCGGCATCTCATTTGACGGTAAGATGCTGCACAAAACATTCGAATATAGCAAACAAAAGCCAACAGTTCCATTAGATATATCAAGAAATTTATGTCTTCTAATCATAAAGCCATTGGACTGAGAATGCAGGCGATGTGAACCAGACAGAAACaggggaaaaaggaaaaagaacacaagatacatgaagaaaaaaccaaacatTTATGACACAGATTAAAATTCAGCGGCAACTTCTGTTGCATTAACTCTCTCCTTCTCACGCTCGCCCTCAAGCTGGCTTAAGTtccctttttccttgatgAGTTGACCATGGTGGTGTTTGCAGTAAAGTCGACCTTCATGTGCAACATAATTGGATGGACTGATCACACATCCTCCATGTGTGCATTTGAAACAACTCTTGTGGTAGGGAGTTCCATTCACCGTAACCTTTTAACAGAagaaaacacatttttatagTTAATGCTTGGTGTGCCACCTCTGTGACTGCTACTACTTTTGAGGTTTGAAGTataaaagcaaaatgtgaAAATAGAAAACAGAAATAGACTGAAGAATCTACTCATTGTTATTTTGCTCAAACAGGAAAACGGGCATATTGTAGCAAATTCTTACCCTCTCAGTTGGATACACAGTATTCTTACAGCCAACACATTTATCTCGGGTTCCAGCAAACATGCCTGACGCTTTAGTTGCAGCAGGTTTCTGTTCAAAGGAGCTCATAATCATGATTGATCATAAATATGGGAACTCATATTTAACCCATAATATAAGCAATTATAGAGGCTTCAAGCTTTCAATGAAATTACCTCAGCATCAGCTTGTTTCTCAGGCTTTGCAATTTTTGGTGTACctagaaagaaaattgaaattgaagtTGAAAGTTAGCTAGATCTGtccaaaaaaaatgaaattctgATTATGTTGGACtctatttgaaaatttgacagTTGCACCTTCGAAGCTTTTGTCAAGACTGCCAGTTCTTTTGAAAAGTTGATCGAAATGAGGCCTGCAGTACAAAACTCCTTCGAAGGAATTGTAGTTGCCAAGCTGCAAATGAGATGCACCTGTcaatatgatttttaattgaaaaaataattgtgTAAAGTACTACTTCTCAGTCTTCAACAAACAAATTGGGATACGGAAATGAAGGTGTAACATCATTAAAAGATGGAAAGGTATATTCCTAAACTATGCAGCAGGCCTCAGATCGGAACAGATGAAAACTGAAGTCATGTAAgctgaaagaaaaaacaatagGGTAGAATCTAGGAGCTCCAGGATGCTTTGCGGCATAAGGTATTCGTATACACAATATGAGTTTATGATTCTGTCTGATCTATAGTTTAATACATCAATCCAGGTCTGGCTTCGTTTCCATTTTTGTTTCCAAAAGAAGTTATGCTGATTCAGTAATTCAGGACACCGGACACATTTATCAAGGCCTGAAAGAAGTAAAACTTGGAGCAAATATCACCTATACagttatctaagattatgacttTTGCAGCAAAGAATTGCCGCAGGTAGGAATTACTAACAAAAGCAAAATGTCATTAGCACTGCATTAATATACTTACCTTGAGAGTTCCTTTGCAGTGATGGCACCTGAAACAGGCCTTGTGATACACCCGGTTATCGGCAGTTAACTTATCAACCAGATAGACAGTCTTGTCACAGGCCATGCATTTCTGGGTTGTTCCTGCAAATGCCATTGTTTCAGCTCTCACCTCACCAAATAATTAGCAATTGAATGTGTTATATCCTCTCCTTTCtctgagtttttttttttttaatttttcagaaAGACTAATGGgaatgagaaaagaagagaagataAGTAAAGGGAGGATGGAGAAATGGGGTTACAATGGATTGCGGAGACCAAAAGGAGTAATTGTATAATTAAAGTGTCTGTTGCCAATCATTTTTGTCCAACCTTGACGCACCTAACTACCCTTGTCTCAAGATATTTTTCTATCCCTCTCTGTtcctcaaattaatttttgaattttcttttagtAATCTACTTGTACAGGTAACAGTTGCTTAAATATGCTTATTGAATTGAAAGCTACATTATTGATGTGTTTGAAATAATGAATATGGTTGGAATCTCTGTGAGTGGTCCAAATTACCGAGTGATGTAAGCCACCACTGTCTTGCTTTAGGTGAAGCCTTCAAAAGGGGAGTTGTCCTGTCAGCAATTGTTTCAATCTTAGGCTTGCATTATGGAGCTGCTTTTGCCTTAATTCACCCAGACATCAAAGCAAGATGGGAGCCTTATTTGCTGGCTTTCAAAATCAGTTTTGGCCTATTTCTCCCACCAATATCAATATCAATCTCCCCAAGAGTATCTGTTCTGCAGCAATATTGGGGACCATGCGATTACttctaaaatgattttttttcttttcaaaatggaGGAGGGGACCATAACAGCTGATGTCTtgcaattaatttgatttccCCATCTATGGTCCTTTATTTCTCATACCAAATCTCacaattgattaaaaaaatgaaaaccgTTGCTAACTGCTCTGCTTGACCTCCTGTTGCAGGCTAAAGCATAGATTAACTCTCTAAATATatggaaaaagattttaaaaaacaataaataagcCATGACAGACATAGTGGTATCTGATACTCAAGCTTGAATCTGTATAatgaagggaaaaagaaaaggggtaTAAAAATGGATAGACAAATGGTAAAGAAGTAAGCTTCTATTGCTCCAGTACAGCATCTTTTGCTTCAAGAGTTAGGGGACCCCCACGGCTTTGAAATGCCAGCACACTCCATCCTATATAACCAGCTGTCCAGTCCTGCTTTAACCTCAAAAGACAGTTTCtctatattttcttcatttgtaAGCATTGGGATAGTTTAAAGAATTCTTCAAACAAGACAGGGAAATTTACTGCATTGTCAGCAGCTAGCCATGATGAGAGATGAGAGTTACCAGAAGAGGCACAAAGTTCTGTTGCATGTAATAAGGCTAATGGCACATCAGACTGAAATGATGGGAGTCGTAAGGTAACCCTTGacaatgatgaaaatgaaaccaaaaaaaaaaggaacaattatattaattgaaaatcaatcaaTGTCTTTACAGCTTTCCCTCATGCCCCAATGGCCCACTCAGAAATAACATCTCGCCTAATTTGCTGCCCAATTAAATAGTAATTTGGGCTAAAATTATTCCCAAATACTTGAGATAAAGAGCAAAACAGCAGCATAAACaccccaagttaagttaaaaATACTTTTCGGTTTCAATGCCTTCCCAAACATCTAATTACTCCTCATTCTCAACCAGCATAGATGCAGATTTTGGCCAATTCTGTGTGCATGTATGGGCCTCTACCATTTTTGGAGTCAAAGAGATACGAAATGGATTAAGGATACGCCCTCCGGTGCTTAAAGCAGATTCAGAGGCTACATTAGACACAGCAATGGCTTATGCATCTTAAACCATTTATCTTCCACCAATTCAATATGTCAAAGTTCTTATCATCTGGCTCATGTTTATCCTCTTAAGTACCTTTCCAATTCTGATTTCCCCTCTTTGCATTGTGATTCTGCCCTTCTTTTGTATTTTGACAAGGCATTCACTACTACATCACCAGCATCCTCAGTCTCCTCCTCCTTCATTGTTGCTTGGGAACTAGAACTCGTTTCTTCATTAGAACTACCGACGATTGAAGCATAATGCTCAAACAATGCATTTAATATGCATCCTAACACCAAACACAGCATGAAAGTAGTTTTTGCTAGTGACATACAAAGAACCAGAGACGCGCAAAGTGGACTCATAGAAGGTTTGCAAAAAAGTCATGAATCCACGAACAAAATCCCAATCCTCTTCAGTAGACAAACCCCTATTTATTGCTGCCCTAAGCTCGGCTTTATATTTGTCATCTGGTTCTCTAACCTATCAAAAGCTTTTCGAAACTTCAACGTAGCTTCCAATATCAAGTAACTTGAATTGCACCTAGTTTCAACATCTAGACAAACGAGGCTTTtactcttatttttcttgctACACACAATCTTAAAGCTTTGCAACTTTGCAGGGGATGC from the Theobroma cacao cultivar B97-61/B2 chromosome 8, Criollo_cocoa_genome_V2, whole genome shotgun sequence genome contains:
- the LOC18591966 gene encoding exocyst complex component EXO70A1, yielding MAANEEDSTLFKLEFACSDLRTLLQSSVQMEKSLEEMERNFDFIDESLSTAAKRVAPLQSLAMAAKALETRINRAVSPALALLHSFKLSESLQNKLIELSNKLSTEKNPRKRLKKLLKYVECVDQLNAAINLISRDGEPMIQKLQEVVEFLSRTKAADQYRTQRLKETLITVKALYESEVDDMRFDGLLDEALLNLQDEFEIMLQKMKHQNIGEQQADKEADQTVVSDLGTDMEIQVVRRIAETLAANDCMDICIDIFVKVRYRRAAKALMRLNPDYLRTYTPEEIDEMEWESLETAISLWIQHFELALKTVFVSEKKLCKQVLGGLPEVLVWLECFVKIADKIMAVFFRFGEGVARSNKEPQKLFKLLEMFDSLEKLKVEFSEIFEGESGADICIRFRELEKLLVHASSKVFWEFGLQIEGTSDGFPPPQDGSVPKLVRYALNYLKHLTTETYSAYMAKVFRTEQVWKAGILSKSETDENLLQDAISNIMEALQRNIESKSSRYKDKILTHIFVMNTYWYIYMRSRNTELGKLLGDQYMKQKYKTVAEESAYMYQRQAWDPLVRLLEKEDLIEQDNDSRGTGALARGKMEAFFTCFDEISRRHRGGYNIPDADLRAQIREATVKLVVPVYSEFLNAHSSLLPVKSYVSPESLERLLAQVFNGTDPTGNGRLKRRDSNNRVPGRNSVSVEGEFRNPRRSRSNSIDV
- the LOC18591968 gene encoding LIM domain-containing protein WLIM1, which encodes MAFAGTTQKCMACDKTVYLVDKLTADNRVYHKACFRCHHCKGTLKLGNYNSFEGVLYCRPHFDQLFKRTGSLDKSFEGTPKIAKPEKQADAEKPAATKASGMFAGTRDKCVGCKNTVYPTERVTVNGTPYHKSCFKCTHGGCVISPSNYVAHEGRLYCKHHHGQLIKEKGNLSQLEGEREKERVNATEVAAEF
- the LOC18591967 gene encoding F-box protein At3g12350, with the translated sequence MANPEDPTDSSFSFSEFPEDIQLCILSFLSPSEIANFACTSKRFVSLFRNDAKLWFAMCQRRWGSKTQIKKWGGGNITYKHLYRTLTEWENLIGFWRLCSRPDFSGQCPRLIIFEWGPSFLSGSRVCPSKNSTYHVTKAPFLWMGISPDGQIVNFLDLEGQTEIPYGNFDSWLEFVCLDQNLVPVNVNFMGNDHFIVEENSTFWHRSKNKDGFRRSSSSTNLIEDSEEVIVVGAESGTPGSLPDRLVSEMYTHFANRTSPGGDRASRRPRKKEKERQARRKWEPEHFLKVVDCLPTADKPLQGLWKGVSGDMNLDFYLVKYDEIGGIICQRVGDLSSSYAPPVFWTSEPMFMESPFSLEEEHIYDDRIHLKPLAAEDRVHSQHAVTGIEMVSHILHINSSYNLTVPGLVGSTGLQRGEGRIWQYRNGTFGFGFLQDHFIIDLNHISHDGFLLDSMNLL